Proteins encoded within one genomic window of Cyanobacteria bacterium FACHB-DQ100:
- a CDS encoding glycosyltransferase family 2 protein, which produces MKSHLSLIVCTFNNCDLLRSCLNCLRDQYLDSKHSFEVLVVDNNSTDTTKQVVTSFIQDGLIPSLKYIFEPKTGLTNARLAGLSHSTSDWIAFIDDDVRIKEDWVSSVLAFVQDHPKSGVVSGKIHPEYLGTPSTAALKCEAALCRVDYGTQEIHFKPESPAIRFAGAAIVFQKQALLEIGWLEKQYLTDRVGKALSSGGDTEIILRIKNKGWEIWYTPTLYAVHLIPSTRTTIEYLCRLHRGIACTSAQLDAIGMEGKVPLRHQLKNLALALAFTARRIGAWTFHDLLLRRHLGDKRLVQIFEGIGRVESCISFFLNPLDVKDLS; this is translated from the coding sequence ATGAAATCACACTTATCACTCATTGTTTGTACCTTCAACAACTGCGACTTATTAAGAAGCTGCTTGAACTGCTTGCGAGATCAGTATCTTGATTCAAAGCATTCCTTTGAGGTTCTAGTTGTTGATAACAATTCAACTGATACTACCAAACAGGTTGTAACTAGTTTTATCCAAGATGGTTTAATCCCAAGCCTTAAATATATTTTTGAGCCTAAAACTGGTTTAACAAACGCGCGTCTAGCAGGCTTATCTCATTCAACAAGTGATTGGATTGCCTTCATTGATGATGATGTCCGAATCAAAGAAGACTGGGTGTCTTCGGTTCTTGCCTTTGTTCAAGACCATCCCAAATCAGGAGTGGTCAGCGGAAAAATTCACCCTGAATATCTCGGTACCCCATCAACTGCTGCGCTGAAATGCGAGGCAGCTTTATGCAGGGTGGATTATGGAACACAAGAAATTCACTTCAAACCTGAAAGTCCAGCAATTCGATTTGCGGGTGCAGCAATTGTTTTTCAAAAGCAAGCCCTACTTGAAATAGGTTGGCTTGAAAAGCAATATTTAACGGACAGAGTTGGTAAAGCTTTAAGCTCTGGAGGAGACACAGAAATTATTCTTAGAATCAAAAACAAAGGTTGGGAGATTTGGTACACTCCAACTCTTTATGCAGTGCATTTAATTCCATCAACTCGAACAACCATCGAATATCTGTGTCGTCTACATCGCGGAATAGCTTGTACTAGTGCTCAATTAGACGCAATTGGAATGGAAGGAAAAGTTCCTTTAAGACATCAGTTGAAAAACTTAGCGCTTGCATTAGCTTTTACAGCTAGACGAATCGGCGCATGGACATTTCATGACTTATTACTGCGCCGACATCTTGGTGACAAAAGACTTGTTCAAATTTTTGAGGGGATTGGCAGAGTAGAAAGCTGTATCAGCTTTTTTCTAAATCCGCTTGATGTCAAAGATCTATCATAG